The Candidatus Firestonebacteria bacterium RIFOXYD2_FULL_39_29 genome contains a region encoding:
- a CDS encoding 16S rRNA (cytidine(1402)-2'-O)-methyltransferase gives MSGTLYIVGTPIGNLEDITFRAVRILKEVDLIAAEDTRTTGILLKHYNIEKPLTSYYEHNKLSKGNYLVTQLLAGKNIAVVSDAGTPCISDAGSALVDEASKNGIKVVAVPGPSAVVSALSVSGLQADRYIFLGFLKKKPSKRRKELEACKHEDKVIVFYESPHRIVKALEDVRTVMGEVFVCVNRELTKKFEETVRGSSTEVINYFTAKKILGEFCVVVKPFEQNKTGIEENEGNDECE, from the coding sequence GTGAGCGGTACGCTGTATATAGTCGGTACACCGATAGGCAACCTGGAAGATATCACCTTCCGTGCAGTAAGGATTTTAAAAGAAGTTGACCTCATAGCCGCAGAAGATACCAGAACAACCGGAATACTTCTTAAGCATTATAATATCGAAAAGCCGCTTACAAGTTATTACGAGCATAATAAACTTTCAAAAGGGAATTATCTTGTAACACAGCTTCTTGCCGGTAAAAATATAGCAGTAGTTTCTGATGCCGGCACACCTTGTATTTCTGATGCGGGTTCAGCGCTTGTAGACGAAGCTTCGAAAAACGGCATAAAGGTTGTAGCTGTGCCCGGTCCTTCTGCTGTGGTTTCGGCGCTTTCCGTATCAGGACTGCAGGCAGACAGGTACATTTTTCTGGGCTTTCTTAAGAAAAAACCGTCTAAAAGAAGAAAAGAGCTTGAAGCTTGTAAGCATGAGGATAAAGTTATTGTCTTTTATGAATCTCCTCACAGGATAGTTAAAGCCCTCGAAGATGTAAGAACCGTGATGGGTGAAGTTTTCGTCTGCGTTAACCGGGAACTTACTAAAAAATTTGAAGAGACCGTTCGCGGGTCGTCCACGGAAGTCATCAATTATTTTACAGCAAAGAAAATATTGGGCGAATTTTGTGTTGTGGTAAAACCCTTTGAGCAGAATAAAACCGGGATTGAAGAAAATGAAGGAAATGACGAATGCGAATAG